The Ketobacter alkanivorans genome includes the window GAGCGCGCCGCAGGCAGAGGTGAGAACACCTTTGTATCTTTTCTTTCCGAAAGTGGAGCCCCAGAGGGCAATATCACGTTTTCGGGTCTGGATGAGGCTTCACGAAAAATCGCTGCTGGGCTGGTAGCGAAAGGTCTTTCCGGACGCAATCTCATGCTTTTGTATGTTCCGGGCTTGGATTACATCAAGGCCTTTTTCGGCTGTATGTACGCAGGCTGTGTGCCTGTTCCGGCCTATCCTCCCATGGGGGCCAGGGATATTGATCGCCTGAAGCGAGTGGTGCAGGATTGCGATGCGGGAGCGATTCTATCCTCCAGCATGCTAATGCCTATGATTGAGGCCTGGGTGGCCAATCCCACCAACGGTATGAATCTGGACTGTATCCCCACCGATACCTTGATGGCAGGCCAGGACACAAGCGGCTTTGAAGCATTTGATGCCGAGCCATCGGATATTGCATTCTTGCAATACACTTCCGGCTCTACGGGGCACCCGAAAGGGGTAATGGTCAGTCATGAAAACCTGATCGCTAATTTCCAGCAGATTGTATGGTCCTTCGCCCATTCTAATGACATGGATAATGTTCTCTCCAAGCTCAAAACCGTGATTTGGCTACCGCCATTCCACGATATGGGGCTCATTGGTGGGGTGCTGACGCCTATCTATGCAGGGACCGAAGTAACCCTGATGTCCCCGTTGACGTTCCTCAAGAACCCCTTTGTATGGTTGAAAACCATATCGGATATGGGTGCCATAATCAGTGGTGGCCCTAACTTCTCCTACCAATATTGTGCCCGTAAGATTACCGATGAGCAGATGCAGCAGCTGGATTTGTCGAGCTGGCAGGTTGCTTTTAACGGCGCCGAGCCCATTCAGGTAGACAGTCTGAATACCTTTGCCGATAAGTTCGGTGAGTGTGGGTTTAACGCAAGCGCGTTCTTGCCTTGTTACGGCCTGGCGGAGGCGACTTTATTTGTCGCTGGTTCTCCTGCCAGTCGGGGCGCCAAGGTAGTTAATGCGGATCTTGATCAGCTAGCCAAAGGCACCGTCAAGCCGGTGGAGTCGGCTAAATCCGATTCGGCACCTTTGGTCAGCTCTGGTGAGCTGGCCATTGAAACCGATGTGCGTATAGTGGATCCCAAATCCCATGAAGAGTGCGCCCCTGGCGATGTCGGTGAGATCTGGGTGAACAGTCCATCTGTGGCCAAAGGGTATTGGGATAAGCCGAGTTTCTCTGATAGCGTTTTCCGCGCCAGCATGAAGGGTGATGACAGCGGTAAAACTTATATGCGCACCGGTGATTTAGGGGTAATGCATGAGGGTGAGTTGTTTGTTACGGGCCGTATCAAGGAGCTGATCATTGTCGCCGGGCGCAATCATTATCCTCAGGATATTGAGTTCTCTCTGCAGACCTCTAACCCTACTTTCCGCAAAGGATGTGGTGCCGCTTTTGCCATCAGTGATTCTGGTAAAGAGCACCTGGTGATTATGCAGGAAGTAGCCAACATTGCCGGTGATCAGACTGATTTTCAGCAGTTGGCACTGGCGGGATCCCGTGCAGTGGCAACCCGTC containing:
- a CDS encoding AMP-binding protein, whose translation is MKGFPEFKNLVQMSSERAAGRGENTFVSFLSESGAPEGNITFSGLDEASRKIAAGLVAKGLSGRNLMLLYVPGLDYIKAFFGCMYAGCVPVPAYPPMGARDIDRLKRVVQDCDAGAILSSSMLMPMIEAWVANPTNGMNLDCIPTDTLMAGQDTSGFEAFDAEPSDIAFLQYTSGSTGHPKGVMVSHENLIANFQQIVWSFAHSNDMDNVLSKLKTVIWLPPFHDMGLIGGVLTPIYAGTEVTLMSPLTFLKNPFVWLKTISDMGAIISGGPNFSYQYCARKITDEQMQQLDLSSWQVAFNGAEPIQVDSLNTFADKFGECGFNASAFLPCYGLAEATLFVAGSPASRGAKVVNADLDQLAKGTVKPVESAKSDSAPLVSSGELAIETDVRIVDPKSHEECAPGDVGEIWVNSPSVAKGYWDKPSFSDSVFRASMKGDDSGKTYMRTGDLGVMHEGELFVTGRIKELIIVAGRNHYPQDIEFSLQTSNPTFRKGCGAAFAISDSGKEHLVIMQEVANIAGDQTDFQQLALAGSRAVATRHGITPKAVVLIAQGTLPKTSSGKIQRTEAKKLYELGNFAPLHTMETSSSQVVRKSSDRKEEARPFTDWQTELYCEMQTWVSDKLNVEPHHIDLGVTFSELGVDSIEAIDLVDRLQDRIERTIPATELMRYPTVKALIDHFASELIEKDLKHEQKEEKENLTKNTA